In one window of Candidatus Acetothermia bacterium DNA:
- the rpsE gene encoding 30S ribosomal protein S5, producing the protein MTGNFLEQLANEVIDIRRVGKVTKGGKRLRFRVVVVVGDGAGHVGVGVGKSVEIPQAVQQAIRDAAKRMLEVPVQNGTIPHEVIGEFGAAKVLLRPAYPGTGVIAGRTVGAVCRLVGIRDVLTKALKSTNPLNLARATLDGLAQLESAEMVAARRGKKLEEIVEASDA; encoded by the coding sequence TTGACGGGCAACTTCCTGGAGCAACTCGCAAACGAGGTCATCGACATCCGTCGCGTGGGCAAGGTCACCAAGGGCGGCAAAAGGCTGCGGTTCCGGGTGGTGGTGGTGGTCGGGGACGGCGCCGGGCACGTCGGGGTCGGGGTGGGGAAGTCGGTGGAGATCCCCCAGGCGGTGCAGCAGGCGATCCGCGATGCGGCCAAGCGCATGCTGGAAGTGCCCGTGCAGAACGGGACCATCCCCCATGAGGTGATCGGCGAATTCGGCGCAGCCAAGGTGCTTCTGCGGCCGGCTTATCCGGGCACCGGGGTCATCGCCGGGCGCACGGTAGGCGCGGTGTGCCGCTTGGTCGGCATCCGGGACGTGCTCACCAAGGCCCTCAAGTCCACGAACCCCCTCAATCTGGCCCGGGCTACGTTGGACGGGCTGGCCCAACTGGAGAGCGCGGAGATGGTGGCCGCCCGGCGGGGGAAGAAGCTCGAGGAGATCGTGGAGGCAAGCGATGCTTGA
- a CDS encoding adenylate kinase, whose amino-acid sequence MRNVVLLGPPGAGKGTLAARLSQELGLLHLSTGDVLRDEVARGTELGRLAQGYMSRGELVPDEVILAMVRERVDGRRGVLFDGFPRTLAQAKGLAAFAPVDVVVFLAIAKDEVVRRLSSRRVCASCGAVYNLITQPPQVAGRCDRCGGDLVQRPDDRPDVIARRFEVYERDSAPLVDHYARQGLLVRVDAGRPPEAVFADVLAKIQG is encoded by the coding sequence GTGAGGAACGTGGTCCTCTTAGGGCCCCCCGGGGCGGGGAAGGGGACGCTCGCCGCCCGCTTGAGCCAGGAGCTCGGGCTCCTCCATCTCTCTACCGGCGACGTGTTGCGGGACGAGGTGGCCCGGGGCACGGAACTGGGGCGGCTTGCTCAAGGGTACATGTCCCGCGGTGAGCTCGTCCCGGACGAGGTCATCCTGGCCATGGTCCGGGAGCGGGTGGATGGCCGGCGCGGGGTCCTGTTCGACGGATTCCCCCGCACCCTGGCCCAGGCCAAGGGGCTCGCCGCGTTCGCCCCGGTGGACGTGGTGGTGTTCCTGGCCATCGCCAAGGACGAGGTGGTGCGGAGGCTATCGAGCCGCCGGGTCTGCGCGAGCTGCGGGGCGGTGTACAACCTGATCACCCAGCCGCCCCAGGTGGCGGGGCGGTGCGACCGCTGTGGGGGGGACCTCGTGCAGCGGCCGGACGACCGTCCGGACGTGATCGCCCGCAGGTTCGAGGTCTACGAGCGCGACTCCGCTCCGCTCGTGGACCATTACGCGCGGCAAGGGCTGCTGGTCCGGGTGGATGCCGGGCGCCCGCCCGAGGCCGTGTTCGCCGACGTGCTCGCGAAGATTCAAGGATGA
- the infA gene encoding translation initiation factor IF-1 produces MAKKDVIRARGEVLEVLPDSMYRVRLDNGHESLCVTSGRMRKHFIRVVVGDRVVVEFSPYDLTRGRIVYRET; encoded by the coding sequence TTGGCGAAGAAGGACGTGATCCGCGCCCGGGGCGAAGTGCTCGAGGTGTTGCCCGACTCCATGTACCGGGTGCGGTTGGACAACGGGCACGAGTCGTTGTGCGTGACCTCGGGACGGATGCGCAAGCACTTCATCCGGGTGGTGGTCGGAGATCGGGTGGTGGTGGAGTTTTCCCCGTACGACCTCACCCGAGGACGGATCGTGTATCGGGAGACGTAA
- the rpmJ gene encoding 50S ribosomal protein L36 — translation MKIRSSVKRICDKCRVIRRHGRLWVVCRNPKHKQRQG, via the coding sequence ATGAAGATCCGCAGCTCGGTGAAGAGGATATGCGACAAGTGCCGGGTCATCCGTCGCCACGGCCGCCTGTGGGTTGTGTGCCGCAACCCGAAGCACAAGCAACGGCAAGGGTAG
- the rpsM gene encoding 30S ribosomal protein S13, whose product MARIAGINLPAKKRIEVALTYIYGIGPSRARQILQRTRVDPNTKVMDLTEQEVTALRREVEACVVEGDLRRQVRNDIQRLIDIGCYRGIRHKVGLPVRGQKTQSNARTWKGPRPAKAGKRK is encoded by the coding sequence ATGGCGAGGATAGCAGGGATTAACCTTCCGGCGAAGAAGAGGATCGAGGTGGCGCTGACCTACATTTACGGTATCGGGCCATCTCGAGCGCGACAGATCCTGCAGCGCACGCGGGTCGACCCGAACACCAAGGTCATGGACCTCACCGAGCAGGAGGTCACCGCCTTGCGCCGCGAGGTCGAGGCCTGCGTGGTGGAGGGCGATCTGCGGCGCCAGGTGCGTAACGATATTCAGCGCCTGATCGACATCGGGTGCTACCGGGGCATTCGACACAAGGTCGGCCTCCCGGTGCGGGGCCAGAAGACCCAGTCCAACGCCCGCACCTGGAAGGGGCCGCGGCCGGCCAAAGCGGGCAAGAGGAAATAA
- the rplO gene encoding 50S ribosomal protein L15, with amino-acid sequence MLDVDNPRPAPGSKRRRKRVGRGYSSGHGGHESGRGTKGQKSRSGVTVRPAFEGGQTPFWMRFPKRGFRNPTRVEYAVVNIDDLDAHFSAQDEVTPEALVARGLVKDLRCGIKVLGRGELTKALVVKAHRFSRAARDKILAAGGQAEEV; translated from the coding sequence ATGCTTGACGTAGATAACCCGCGCCCCGCTCCGGGGAGCAAGCGCCGGCGAAAACGGGTCGGCCGCGGCTACAGCTCCGGCCACGGCGGGCACGAATCGGGCCGGGGCACGAAGGGGCAGAAGTCCCGGTCGGGGGTGACCGTGCGGCCGGCGTTTGAGGGCGGGCAAACCCCGTTCTGGATGCGTTTCCCGAAGCGGGGGTTCAGGAACCCTACCCGGGTGGAGTACGCGGTGGTCAACATCGACGACCTCGACGCCCACTTCTCGGCACAAGACGAGGTGACCCCCGAAGCCCTCGTTGCCCGGGGCCTGGTCAAGGATCTCCGATGTGGGATCAAGGTCCTCGGAAGGGGGGAGCTCACCAAGGCGCTCGTGGTGAAGGCGCACCGGTTCAGCCGGGCGGCGCGGGATAAGATCCTCGCCGCGGGGGGCCAGGCGGAGGAGGTCTAG
- the secY gene encoding preprotein translocase subunit SecY, with protein MLGRIQQVFAIEELRKRILYTLGMLLVFRLGVHIPVPGVDTKQLGEVLSGAFGAGLFQFINLFTGGALQQFSLFALGVIPYINASIILSLLIPVFPRLKKLQEEGREGRRKLTQYTRWGTVALALVEAYAMSFLVIRYGLAQPTAGFFLTSIITLTAGSIFLMWVGERITENGVGNGISMLILAGIVARLPAEIQQTYLEISAGTVHPMWALVLIVVFVAVIALTVIVQQGQRKITIQYAKRTAGRRVYGGHTTHLPLRVNQGGVIPIIFASAILTLPSSIATWIPNLQWLQNYVAPGSLPYLLAYVTLIIFFTYFYSTLVFDPNEISKNLREAGGFVPGVRPGAPTAEYLSDVTRRLLLVGALFLAGIAVLPYIFQALSGIRSFWIGGTSLLILVGVGIDTIMQIEAHLVMRQYESLVKGAAFLGRRGR; from the coding sequence GTGCTCGGCCGTATCCAGCAGGTGTTCGCGATCGAGGAGCTGCGGAAGCGCATCCTGTACACGCTGGGGATGCTCCTCGTGTTTCGGCTTGGCGTGCACATCCCGGTGCCGGGGGTGGACACGAAGCAGCTCGGCGAGGTGTTGTCGGGCGCGTTCGGGGCCGGCCTTTTCCAGTTCATCAACCTGTTCACCGGCGGGGCACTGCAGCAGTTTTCCCTGTTCGCCCTGGGCGTGATCCCTTACATCAACGCCTCGATCATCCTGTCCCTCCTCATCCCGGTGTTCCCGCGCCTCAAGAAGCTCCAGGAGGAGGGCCGTGAGGGGCGACGGAAACTCACCCAGTACACGCGGTGGGGCACGGTGGCGTTGGCGCTCGTGGAGGCGTACGCCATGAGCTTCCTCGTGATCCGTTATGGTCTGGCCCAACCAACGGCCGGGTTCTTCCTGACCTCGATCATCACCCTCACCGCCGGGTCCATCTTCCTGATGTGGGTAGGGGAACGGATCACGGAGAATGGCGTTGGGAACGGTATTTCCATGCTAATCCTCGCCGGGATCGTCGCCCGGCTTCCGGCGGAGATCCAACAGACGTATCTCGAGATCTCGGCCGGGACGGTGCACCCGATGTGGGCGCTTGTCCTGATCGTAGTGTTCGTGGCGGTCATTGCTTTGACGGTGATCGTCCAACAGGGGCAACGCAAGATCACGATCCAGTACGCGAAGCGCACCGCCGGCCGGCGCGTGTACGGCGGACACACCACCCATCTGCCGCTACGGGTGAACCAAGGGGGCGTGATCCCCATCATCTTCGCCTCGGCGATCTTGACCCTGCCGAGTTCGATCGCCACCTGGATCCCGAACCTGCAGTGGCTCCAGAACTACGTGGCCCCGGGAAGCCTCCCCTACCTGCTCGCGTACGTGACCCTGATCATATTCTTCACCTACTTCTATTCGACGCTGGTGTTCGACCCCAACGAAATCAGCAAGAACCTGCGTGAGGCGGGCGGGTTCGTCCCCGGGGTTCGCCCGGGAGCACCCACGGCCGAGTACCTGTCGGACGTGACCAGGCGCCTTCTCCTGGTGGGGGCGCTGTTCCTCGCGGGGATCGCCGTGCTCCCCTACATCTTCCAGGCGCTGTCCGGGATCCGCTCGTTCTGGATCGGCGGCACGTCGCTCCTAATCCTGGTCGGGGTGGGCATCGACACGATCATGCAGATCGAGGCGCACCTGGTGATGCGCCAGTACGAGTCGCTCGTGAAGGGAGCGGCGTTCCTCGGGAGGAGGGGCCGGTGA
- the map gene encoding type I methionyl aminopeptidase: MIALKTERELALVEENAQLLAEILVEVALRVEPGVTTGELNRLAERRIRAAGAEPAFIGRVDLETGRRYPAALCASVNEEIVHGIPSDRRVLEEGDVISLDLGLRRAGYYADAAVTVGVGRISPDAERLLDVARGALQAAIRAATLGNRVSDLSRAIEEHVHRHGFYVVREYVGHGIGQKLWEDPQIPNFVASGGGAVLRKGMVLCPEPMVKGDDLPVRKLDDGWTVVTASGSWAAHCEEMVAVTADGPRVLTGGIWEAIWRRRT, encoded by the coding sequence ATGATCGCCCTGAAGACGGAGCGGGAACTGGCTCTGGTGGAGGAGAATGCCCAGCTCCTGGCGGAGATCCTGGTGGAGGTGGCGCTGCGGGTGGAGCCGGGGGTCACCACCGGAGAGTTGAACCGGCTGGCGGAGCGGCGGATTCGGGCTGCCGGGGCGGAGCCGGCGTTCATCGGGCGTGTGGACCTGGAGACCGGGCGCAGGTATCCGGCCGCCCTCTGCGCCTCGGTGAACGAAGAGATCGTGCACGGGATCCCCTCTGACCGGCGGGTGCTTGAGGAAGGGGACGTGATCTCGCTCGACCTGGGCCTGCGGCGGGCCGGGTACTACGCGGACGCCGCGGTGACGGTGGGGGTTGGGCGGATTTCGCCGGACGCGGAGCGGCTGCTTGATGTGGCTCGAGGGGCCTTGCAGGCCGCGATTCGGGCGGCTACACTTGGAAACCGAGTTTCGGATTTGTCTCGAGCCATCGAGGAGCACGTGCACCGCCATGGCTTTTATGTAGTGCGGGAGTACGTTGGGCATGGGATCGGGCAGAAGTTGTGGGAAGACCCACAGATCCCGAACTTCGTCGCTTCAGGCGGGGGAGCGGTGCTCCGAAAGGGGATGGTGTTGTGTCCGGAGCCGATGGTCAAAGGGGACGACCTCCCGGTGCGGAAGCTGGACGACGGGTGGACGGTGGTGACGGCCAGCGGTTCCTGGGCCGCCCACTGCGAGGAGATGGTGGCGGTCACCGCCGACGGCCCGAGGGTATTGACGGGAGGGATTTGGGAGGCGATTTGGCGAAGAAGGACGTGA